From the Gemmatimonadota bacterium genome, the window AAGATGCGGGGCTGCACGTCCTGGGGGATCCCGGGTCCGTCGTCCACCACGCTCACCACGACGCGGTCCAACTCTCGGCGCGCTTCGACCTCCACGCGGCCGGACTCCGGGACCGCGTCGAGCGCGTTGTCGATCAGATTCATCCAGACCTGGTTCAGCTCGCCGCCCGTGGCGTGCACGCGCGGCAGGCCGGCTTCTATCTCCAGCGTGATGGCGGCGCCCTTGGCCTTGGCCTTGGACGCCACCACCCGGACGGTATCGCGCAGGCCCGGCTCGACCTCCACGGCCTCGGGGCCGGCCAGGTTGTCCATGTAGGTGAACTTCTTCACCGCGCCCACCAGCTCGTGGATGCGGGTGGCGGCCTGCTCGATGTCGGTCGCCAGCGAACGCGTGGCGCAGCCGACCGCTATCCAGCGTAGCGCGGCGTCGAGCGCGTCGCCCGACATGGCCTCGGCGAGGGCGTCGAG encodes:
- a CDS encoding ATP-binding protein, with translation LDALAEAMSGDALDAALRWIAVGCATRSLATDIEQAATRIHELVGAVKKFTYMDNLAGPEAVEVEPGLRDTVRVVASKAKAKGAAITLEIEAGLPRVHATGGELNQVWMNLIDNALDAVPESGRVEVEARRELDRVVVSVVDDGPGIPQDVQPRIFDPFFTTKPPGQGTGLGLDITQRLLRSYSGEVSVESRPGRTEFRVSLVPARGDGGEKERPATSEELSS